The following DNA comes from Limnobacter sp. SAORIC-580.
GGAGGCCGAGTTCCTGGCCATTTCACTGGTGCTGGTTTATGTGGGTGCGGTGATGGTGCTGTTCCTGTTCGTGGTCATGATGGTCGATGTGAACATGGACAAGGTACGTGCTGGCTTCTGGAAAAACCTGCCGGTGGCTGCCATCGTCGGCTCGCTGATCGCTTTCCAAATGTCAGTAGTATTGCTGCGTGGCTTTTGGGATCCCAATCTGGAAACGCCAGAACAGGCTGCCAACAACACTCAAGCCTTGGGTAAGTTGCTGTACACCGAGTATTTGTATCCGTTTGAAGTGGCTGCCTTGATTTTGTTGGTGGCGATGGTTGCGGCGATCGCGCTGACCTTGCGCAAGCGCAAGGACACGAAAGGCCAGGTGCCTTCAGACCAGGTTCGCGTGAAGTCAACTGACCGCGTGAAGCTTGTGAGCATGCCTGCTGATCTTGACCGCAAACAAACCAAAAGCGACACCACTGACGGTCGCCAAGCCTAACCGGGAATAGACAACAATGATTTCACTTTCTCATTACCTCGTGCTGGGCGCGATTTTGTTCTCGATCAGCGTGATTGGCATTTTCCTGAACCGCAAAAACCTGATCGTGATTCTGATGGCCATTGAACTGATGCTTCTGGCCGTGAACATGAACTTCGTTGCGTTTTCTCACTTCTTGGGCGATTTGTCCGGGCAGTTGTTCGTTTTCTTTATTCTCACAGTGGCCGCTGCCGAGTCCGCAATTGGTTTGGCAATCCTGGTGGTCCTTTTCCGCAACATGAATTCAATCAACGTCGAAGATCTCGACCAGCTAAAGGGGTAAGCGCGAATGAATCCCTTGTATTTGATCGTTCCGTTTGCTCCGCTGGTCGGCGCCATTCTTGCCGGTTTCTTCGGCAAGCAAATTGGCCGTGCTGGTGCGCACACAGCAACCATTGCTGGCGTTGCCATTTCCTTGATTGCTTCCATTCTGGTGTTCATGGACGTGATGGAGGGCAATACCTTCAACGGCACCCTCTATGAATGGGCTGTTGTGGGCACTTTGGTGTTTGAAGTCGGTTTCCTGATTGATACCCTGACAGCCACGATGATGTTGGTGGTGACCAGTGTGTCACTCATGGTGCATATCTATACGATTGGCTATATGGAGGAAGACGAAGGTTATCAGCGCTTCTTCTCTTATATTTCGCTGTTCACCTTCTCCATGTTGATGCTTGTGATGAGCAACAACTTCCTGCAGTTGTTCTTTGGCTGGGAAGCGGTGGGTCTTGTTTCATACTTGCTGATTGGTTTTTGGTATACCAAGCCAACAGCCATTTACGCCAACCTGAAAGCGTTTCTCGTAAACCGAGTGGGCGACTTCGGTTTTATTCTCGGGATTGGCTTGATTATGGCTTCCGCGGGTTCCATGAACTACGCCGAGGTGTTTGCGCAAGCAGATAACCTTGCTGGCCAAACCATGCCAGGCACTGACTGGCCTTTACTGGCTGTAGCCTGTATCTGCCTGTTTATCGGTGCCATGGGCAAGTCAGCCCAATTCCCGCTGCATGTGTGGCTGCCCGATTCAATGGAAGGCCCCACACCGATCTCCGCCTTGATTCATGCAGCCACCATGGTGACCGCAGGTATTTTCATGGTCAGCCGGATGTCACCGTTGTTTGAACTCAGCGACATCGCTTTGAACTTTGTGTTGGTGATAGGCTCAATCACGGCGCTGTTCATGGGCTTTCTGGGCATCATTCAAAACGACATTAAACGAGTGGTGGCATATTCAACGCTATCGCAGTTGGGTTATATGACAGTGGCCTTGGGTGTGTCCGCTTACCCCGTCGCCATTTTCCATCTAATGACGCACGCTTTCTTCAAGGCCTTGTTGTTCCTGGGCGCGGGTTCCGTGATTATCGGCATGCACCACGATCAGGACATTCGCCACATGGGCGGTTTGTGGAAGTACATGCCAATTACATGGCTCACTTCCTTGTTGGGATCGCTTGCCTTGATTGGTACGCCGTTCTTTTCGGGCTTCTACTCGAAAGACAGCATCATTGAGGCAGTGCACTTCAGTACCCTGCCAGCTGCCGACTTCGCTTATTTCGCTGTGGTGGCTGGTGTATTCATCACTGCGTTCTACAGCTTCCGCATGTATTTCCTGGTGTTCCATGGCAAAGAGCGTTTCCATGACGTTCAGCACCATGACGACCATGGTGATGATGATCATCATGCCCATCACGGACCTGTACAGCCGCACGAATCACGCTGGGTGGTTACCTTGCCCTTGATCTTGCTGGCAATTCCCTCGGTAATCATTGGTTATATTGCGGTTGAGCCCATGTTGCATGGCACCTTTTTTGAGGGTGTGATCACGATTAATCCAGAACACGGTGCAATGGCAGGCCTCAGCAGTATTTTCCATGGTGCCGCGGCCATGGGTGTTCATTCTTTGCAAACGGCGCCATTCTGGCTCGCCTTGGGCGGTGTGGTTGCCGCAGCAGTTTGCTACCTGTGGGTACCAGCGATTCCGGCAGCGTTCATGAAGGCTTTGAAGCCAGTGCACACTTTGCTGGACAACAAGTACTACATGGACAAGTTCAACGAAGTGGTGTTTGCCGGTGGGGCTCGTGGCCTGGGCGAGGCGCTTTGGAAGTTTGGTGACCGTATGTTGATCGATGGTTTATTGGTCAATGGCAGTGCCAAACTGGTAGGTTTGATCTCGGGTGTGGTTCGATTCGCGCAAAGTGGTTTTATTTACCACTATGCGTTCGCGATGATTCTTGGCGTGTTGGCCATGATCATCACTTTCATCACACTCAAATAACAAAGGCGGAACCTCGGTTCTTACGATTGGAAAATATCAATGTCTAACAATATTCCTTATCTGAGTTTGGCGATCTGGCTGCCAATTGCCTTTGGTGTTTTGATCATGGCCTTGGGCAATGACAAAAACGCAGGTGCCGTGCGGGGTGCCTCCCTGATTGCAGCGCTAATCAGTTTTCTGGTTACCTTGCCTTTGTACTTCGGTTTTGACACCAGCACCGCCCAATTGCAGTTTGTCGAGAACTTGCCCTGGATTGAGGCCTTCGGCGCTTCGTATGGTCTGGGCGTTGACGGTTTGTCGGTGTGGTTTGTCATCTTGACAGCACTCATCACCATCTTTGTGGTGGTGGCAGCTTGGGAAGTAATCACCGAGAAAGTTGCGCAGTACATGGCCGCTTTCCTGATTTTGTCGGGCTTGATGGTGGGTGTTTTTGCTGCCACCGATGGTTTGCTGTTTTATGTATTCTTTGAAGCAACGCTGATCCCGATGTACATCATCGTGGGTGTGTGGGGTGGTCCTAACCGAATTTATGCGGCCTTCAAGTTCTTCTTGTACACCCTGCTGGGTTCTTTGCTCACCTTGGTTGCGATCATTTATCTGCAATTCCAGTCAGGCACATTCGAAATTGCGGCATGGCATAAATTGCCCTTGGGCATGACTGAGCAAATACTGATTTTCCTGGCTTTCCTCATGGCGTTTGCCGTGAAGGTGCCTATGTGGCCAGTTCACACTTGGTTGCCAGATGCGCACGTTGAAGCGCCCACGGGTGGTTCCGTGGTACTGGCTGCAATCATGTTGAAGCTGGGTGCTTACGGCTTCCTGCGTTTCAGTATGCCGATTGCTCCAGATGCAAGCCATGAACTGGCCGGCTTCATGATTACTTTGTCGCTGATCGCCGTGGTGTATATCGGTGTGGTTGCCTTGGTTCAGAAAGACATGAAAAAGCTGGTGGCTTATTCATCCATCGCACACATGGGCTTTGTGACCTTGGGTTTCTTCATGTTTCAGGACCTGGCAGTGCAGGGCGCCATCATCCAGATGATTTCTCACGGTTTTGTCTCGGGCGCCATGTTCCTGTGTATCGGTGTACTTTACGACCGCGTTCACAGCCGTGAAATTTCTGCATATGGTGGCGTTGTGAACACCATGCCCAAATTTGCAGCGTTTTTCCTGTTGTTTGCAATGGCCAACTCGGGTCTCCCCGCCACCAGTGGTTTTGTGGGCGAGTTCATGGTGATTCTGGGTGCAGTGAAGTACAACTTCTGGATTGGTTTACTGGCTGCGACCACCCTTATTTTTGGTGCGGCTTATTCGTTGTGGATGTACAAGCGCGTGGTGTTTGGTGAGGTAGCCAACGACAACGTGAAAGAATTGACCGATGTGAACACCCGCGAATTCTTGATGCTGGGTGCATTGGCAATTCTGGTCATGGCCATGGGCCTGTACCCCAAACCTTTTACTGACGTGTTGCAGGTGTCTGTCGATGCCTTGTTGCAACATGTGGCTCAGTCCAAGCTTTAATTGAGGAATGTTCGTGGATCAGATGAATCTCTCACTCGCTATTCCTGAAATTGCCCTGGCGCTTTTCGCCTGTGCATTTCTGATTGCCGACAGCGTGACCAAAGGCCGAATCCTGCCAATACTGCACAATATAGTGGTGTTGTTTTGCATCGGTTTGGGTGTGTATTGCCTGGCGCAGGTGCCTACAGCAGGTACAGACTTGGCTTTCTCCAATATGTACATTGCTGACAGCATGGCTTTGGTCTTGAAAGGCTTTTCTGCCCTGGCCATTGCATTCACCCTGATAGTGGGTGCGAGCTATGCCAAAGATCGCGACATGTTCAAAGGAGAGCTGCACGCTTTGGTGCTGTTTGCCTTGCTTGGCCAGATGATCATGATTTCTGCCAACAACCTGTTGTTGGTGTACCTGGGTGTCGAACTGTTGTCGCTTAGCCTGTATGCCGCCGTGGCCATGCAGCGAGACAATGTACGCGCTACCGAAGCTGCGATGAAGTATTTTGTTCTTGGCGCCTTGGCTTCAGGTTTCCTGTTGTATGGCATGTCGATGATTTACGGCGCCACAGGGTCGTTGAATCACGCTGATATCGCATTTGCTGCAACCGCAGCTGTGTCGGGTCAAAAATCAATTGTTTTTGTATTTGGTATCGTGTTTCTGGTGGCGGGCCTCGCCTTCAAGCTGGGTGTGGTTCCTTTCCACATGTGGGTGCCTGATGTGTATCAGGGTTCGCCTTCCATCTCGACCTTGCTGATCAGTGGCGCACCCAAACTGGCTGCATTTGCCATGTTGATGCGCCTGCTGGTGGATGGTCTTTTCGTGATGGCATTTGACTGGCAAAACATGTTGATGGTTTTGGCAATTGCCTCGCTGGCCATAGGCAACCTCACCGCGATTGCACAAACCAGCTTGAAACGCATGTTGGCGTATTCAACCATTGCGCAAATGGGCTTCATGTTGCTGGGTTTCCTCTCCGGCATCAGTGGTCAAGGCGCCGGGCAAGACACTGGCAATGCTGCCCAGGCTTATTCCTCGGCCATGTTCTACAGCATTACCTATGTGCTGACCACCCTCGGTACTTTTGGCGTGATTATGGTGATGTCGCGCAAAGGTTTCGAGGTTGAAAATATCAGTGATCTGAAAGGGTTGAACAAGCGTGCACCATGGTTGGCCTTGATTATGTTGTTGCTGATGTTCTCACTGGCAGGTATTCCAC
Coding sequences within:
- a CDS encoding NADH-quinone oxidoreductase subunit J, which gives rise to MDAITGFFYVFAAILVFAAVRVITASNAVHAALYLVLSFFSASALWMLLEAEFLAISLVLVYVGAVMVLFLFVVMMVDVNMDKVRAGFWKNLPVAAIVGSLIAFQMSVVLLRGFWDPNLETPEQAANNTQALGKLLYTEYLYPFEVAALILLVAMVAAIALTLRKRKDTKGQVPSDQVRVKSTDRVKLVSMPADLDRKQTKSDTTDGRQA
- the nuoK gene encoding NADH-quinone oxidoreductase subunit NuoK, which codes for MISLSHYLVLGAILFSISVIGIFLNRKNLIVILMAIELMLLAVNMNFVAFSHFLGDLSGQLFVFFILTVAAAESAIGLAILVVLFRNMNSINVEDLDQLKG
- the nuoL gene encoding NADH-quinone oxidoreductase subunit L codes for the protein MNPLYLIVPFAPLVGAILAGFFGKQIGRAGAHTATIAGVAISLIASILVFMDVMEGNTFNGTLYEWAVVGTLVFEVGFLIDTLTATMMLVVTSVSLMVHIYTIGYMEEDEGYQRFFSYISLFTFSMLMLVMSNNFLQLFFGWEAVGLVSYLLIGFWYTKPTAIYANLKAFLVNRVGDFGFILGIGLIMASAGSMNYAEVFAQADNLAGQTMPGTDWPLLAVACICLFIGAMGKSAQFPLHVWLPDSMEGPTPISALIHAATMVTAGIFMVSRMSPLFELSDIALNFVLVIGSITALFMGFLGIIQNDIKRVVAYSTLSQLGYMTVALGVSAYPVAIFHLMTHAFFKALLFLGAGSVIIGMHHDQDIRHMGGLWKYMPITWLTSLLGSLALIGTPFFSGFYSKDSIIEAVHFSTLPAADFAYFAVVAGVFITAFYSFRMYFLVFHGKERFHDVQHHDDHGDDDHHAHHGPVQPHESRWVVTLPLILLAIPSVIIGYIAVEPMLHGTFFEGVITINPEHGAMAGLSSIFHGAAAMGVHSLQTAPFWLALGGVVAAAVCYLWVPAIPAAFMKALKPVHTLLDNKYYMDKFNEVVFAGGARGLGEALWKFGDRMLIDGLLVNGSAKLVGLISGVVRFAQSGFIYHYAFAMILGVLAMIITFITLK
- a CDS encoding NADH-quinone oxidoreductase subunit M, producing the protein MSNNIPYLSLAIWLPIAFGVLIMALGNDKNAGAVRGASLIAALISFLVTLPLYFGFDTSTAQLQFVENLPWIEAFGASYGLGVDGLSVWFVILTALITIFVVVAAWEVITEKVAQYMAAFLILSGLMVGVFAATDGLLFYVFFEATLIPMYIIVGVWGGPNRIYAAFKFFLYTLLGSLLTLVAIIYLQFQSGTFEIAAWHKLPLGMTEQILIFLAFLMAFAVKVPMWPVHTWLPDAHVEAPTGGSVVLAAIMLKLGAYGFLRFSMPIAPDASHELAGFMITLSLIAVVYIGVVALVQKDMKKLVAYSSIAHMGFVTLGFFMFQDLAVQGAIIQMISHGFVSGAMFLCIGVLYDRVHSREISAYGGVVNTMPKFAAFFLLFAMANSGLPATSGFVGEFMVILGAVKYNFWIGLLAATTLIFGAAYSLWMYKRVVFGEVANDNVKELTDVNTREFLMLGALAILVMAMGLYPKPFTDVLQVSVDALLQHVAQSKL
- the nuoN gene encoding NADH-quinone oxidoreductase subunit NuoN; translated protein: MNLSLAIPEIALALFACAFLIADSVTKGRILPILHNIVVLFCIGLGVYCLAQVPTAGTDLAFSNMYIADSMALVLKGFSALAIAFTLIVGASYAKDRDMFKGELHALVLFALLGQMIMISANNLLLVYLGVELLSLSLYAAVAMQRDNVRATEAAMKYFVLGALASGFLLYGMSMIYGATGSLNHADIAFAATAAVSGQKSIVFVFGIVFLVAGLAFKLGVVPFHMWVPDVYQGSPSISTLLISGAPKLAAFAMLMRLLVDGLFVMAFDWQNMLMVLAIASLAIGNLTAIAQTSLKRMLAYSTIAQMGFMLLGFLSGISGQGAGQDTGNAAQAYSSAMFYSITYVLTTLGTFGVIMVMSRKGFEVENISDLKGLNKRAPWLALIMLLLMFSLAGIPPMVGFAAKLSVLKALLATGQVWLTVYAVMFSLVGAFYYIRIVKTMYFEAPADETEIVMGNDARAVLGLNGLAVIALGLLPAPLMAYCMTAIQQTLAG